The nucleotide sequence GCGGGATCGGCCCGATCCAGGGCGGCACCCTCTATCCGGTGCTGCTCCGGCTGCAACGGACCGGCCTGGTGAGCGCGCAGTGGCGGGAGGGGGCCGCCGGGCCGGCCCGCAAGTACTACCGGATCACTCCGGCCGGCGCCGAGACGCTGCGCCGGACGGCCGTCGACTGGGACGCCTTCGCCAGCGGGGTGGGGACGGTCCTGCGGGAGGTGGGGACACGGTGAACTCCGACGGATGGCTTCACGCGCTCACCGGTGAACTGCACCGGCGCGGCCTCGACCCGGACCTGTCCCGGCACGTCGTCGCCGAGGCCGCCACCCATCTGCGGGACAGCGGCGAGCCGCCGTTGCAGGTCTTCGGCCCGCCGTCGGCGTACGCGGCGGCCGTCGCGGAGAGCCTCGGAGCGGCCCAGCCCGGCAGCGGTGTCGGGGTGGCCCGGGTGCCGAGCCCGGGACCGGCGTCGACCGCCGGCCCGGTCCGGCTGGAGGTGCGCGGCATCACCAAGCGCTACCGACGGCGGCCGGTGCTGACCGGGGTGGACCTGACCGTCCGGGCCGGCGAGATCGCCGCCGTGGTGGGGGCGAACGGCGCCGGCAAGAGCACCTTCCTGCGGATCTGTGCCGGCCTGCTCAGCCCCGACGCCGGACACGTCCGGGTGTACGGCGCCCTCGGCTACTGCCCGCAGTCCGGCGGCACCAGCGACTTCCTCTATCCCGAGGAGCACTTCGTGCTGGTCGGCGCCGGCCGCGGGCTGGACCGGGCGCAGGCGCGGGCGGCCGGCCGGACGCACGCCGCCGCACTGGACTGGGAACCCGCCGGCCGGACCCAGGCCCGGCACCTCTCCGGCGGCACCCGGCAGAAGCTCAACCTGGTGATGGCCGCGCTCGGCGAGCCGGACGTGCTGCTGCTGGACGAGCCCTACCAGGGCTTCGACCGGGGCACCTATCTGGACTTCTGGCAGCAGCTCTGGCGGTGGCGGGCCGACGGGCGGGCGATCGTCGTGGTGACCCACCTGCTCAACCAGCTCGACCGGGTCGACACCGTGCTCGACCTCACCCCGGCGCGGGAGGTGTCGGCATGACCAGGATCTGGACGGTGGCGGAACTGGCCCTGCGCGAGGTGCTCCGCCGCCGGGGCGTACTCGTGATCCTGCTGCTCTTCCCGCTCGCCTTCTACTTCGGCCGGCGGGACATGCACACCGGGCAGTCGATCCGGTTCGTCTGCCTCGGGCTGAGTTGGGCGCTGAGCGCCGCCGCGCTCTTCACCGGCAGCGCCGCCCGAGGCATCGAGCCCCGGCTGCGGCTCTCCGGCTATCGGGCGCACCACCTGCACCTGGGCCGGCTGCTGGCGCTCTGGACGGTCGGCGTCGTGCTGTCGGTGCCGTACTTCCTGCTGATCCGCTTCGACCGGCACGACGTCCGGTACGGCGCCATCGCGCTGATCATGGCGCTGACGGTGGCCACCGCCGTCCCGTTCGGGCTGGCGCTGAGCGCGATCCTGCCCCGGGAGTTGGAGGGGACGCTGGTGCTGCTGATCGTGGTCGGATTGCAGATGGTGATGGACCCGTCCGACACCGCCGCCCGGGTGCTGCCGTTCTGGTTCAGCCGCGAGATCGGCACGTACGCGATCGACCACACCGACAGCGGTTATCTGACCCGCGGCCTGGTGCACGGCGTGGTCCTGGCCCTGACGCTCACCGCCCTGGTGGCGGCGGCCTCCGGGATCAGGCTGCGCCAGCGCCGGCACCTGAGATTCGAGTGACGGCCGGATCAGCCGTGCTGCACGGCCGGATCAGCCGTGCTGCTGCTTCGCCAGGCTGACGAACGCCTGCCATGCCACCGGCCCGAAGGCCAGGGTGCCGCCGTCACGGTCCTTGGTGTCCCGGACCAGCACCCGGCCGGACAGGTTGTCGGCCACCTCGATGCAGTTGCTTGCGCCGTTGCTCCGCGTCGACGTACGCCAGCGGGGGGTCTCTACGTCCATGACTCCATCGCCTTCCTGAGCAGTTCGAGGCTGGCGCCCTGCGGTAGAGCGTACTCCCGGACAGCCTCCCAATGCCGTTCCAGGACGGCCATCCCGGCCTGGTCCTCTACCACGGTGCCCTCGCCCGGCCCGTCCTTAACGCCGACCGTGCGACCGTGCACGGTGGCGAGCCCGATCGGCCCGTCCAGGCCGGCGTACGCACCGACGTGGGACGGCACCACGAAGACGCTGACGTGCGGCAGAGAACACGCGTCGACGACCGCACGCAGTTGCTCGTGCATCACCGCCGCACCGCCCACCGGGCGGTAGAGGAGACCCTCGTCGAGCACCGCGACCACCCGGGGCGGATCCTCGCGGCGGAGGATCTCACCCTGGGCCATCCGGACGGCGACCGCCTCCTCCAGCGCGACCCCCGACTTCGTGGTGCCGATCAGCGCACGGGCGTACCCCTCGGTCTGGAACGGTCCCGGCAGCACGGCGAGTTCGAAGTAGCGCAGCATCGACGCCTCGCGCTCGTATTCGAGCCAGGGCCGCAGCCACACCGGAGACTTCTCGCCCAGCACGAACTCCTGGTAGAAGTCCAGCAGACCCGTCCGGTACACCCGGTCCACCGGTCCGAGATAGTCCGGCAGCGCGGGCCGCTCGCCGCGCTCGACGGCGCCGACGTGGGACGCCGAGAAGTGGATGCGCTCCCCCCACGACTCCTGGGAAAGCCCCAGCGATTCGCGCACCCGGCGCAGCTCCCCTATCAGATAACGGCTACCGCTCATAGACCTTCACGTCCCCCAATCCGTCACGACGAACTCCGATCTCGTACGCGATCACACCAGAAACCCTCCGTGACCACGTCGTCTCCCGAGGTCACCGGCCATCTTCCTGCGCTGGGGGCCGGCAGTCCAGGGTGGATTCCAGGCATCCATTCGCGAACCGCCCTTCAGAGGCGCCGACGGGAGGCACGACATGAAGCACCTGCGCGCAGCGAGGCCCCGACACCGCCGGGCATGGTGGCGATGCTGGCTCTACTGCCGATGCGGCCACCGCTGGATCTGCCCGGACTCGATCGCGTCGACGCCCGGCCCCTACCGGCCGACCGCGCCAGCCACCAGCCACACGTCGCCGTCGCCGGTCTACCGGGACTGCTGGTCCACGCCGCGCAGCACCCCCGTCAGGCTGACCAGCACCGAGGCGGCAGAGATCCTGGCCCTGGCGGACCCCCCGCCACCCGCCCGGCCCGGAAACCGACGACCCCGGTGGGACGCGCCGACGAACCCGCACCTCAACAACGGCCGAGCCGGCAACCTCACCCCAGCCGGTAACCGCACCCCGGCCCAGCAGCGCCGCTCCCGGTCCGGCGTCCGAGCCTGACCCATGATCGGGCCGTGGGCACGATGGGAACGGCACGCCGCACGACGCCGCACGAGAGCGGCCCGCGCACCCACCGGGCACGACCCCGACGGGCGGTACCAGTGCCAGGTGTGCGAACACACTCCCTGGCCGTGTGCCACAGCGCGGATGGATCTCCTCAAGGACTTCGAAGGAGATCGCGTGGCCCTACTGAGCTACCTCGGCGTACACCTGACCCGGGCGCTACAGGCGCTGCACGACACGCACCCCGCCCTCGTCGTCAGCCAGATCATCTATTGGGTGCCCCGACGCCGACCCTGACTTTCCACTCATCACCCCATGGCCCGCCCCGGACACCTTCCCCCACAGTCCGGGGCGGGCCGCTTCGGGCGGAACGAGTGCCAGGGCACAGGGTCGAGTTCAGTCCGCCGGCTCTCTGGCGGGTGGGTCGAGGAAGAGAGCCAGCCGGTCGACGCTTACCGCGCTGACCAGCAGCCGCTCCTTGCGGTTGCCGAGCAGCCGGGCCGTCCAGTCGACGAAGCCGCCGTCGCCGAGTTCCACCCGCTCGCCGTCGACCACAGCGCCGATCTTGAAGCACCACCCGGTGTAGTAGCCCCGGCCACCGGAGCGGTCCGGGTCGTCGCGCACGACGACCCTCGGGGAGTCCGCCAGGGCGGCCCGAGCCGCCTCCGCGATCGGCACCGCCGCCGGGTCCAGCACGGTGAGGGCGATGTCGACCTCCTGCACCCCGGCCGCCTCCAGCGCCGCGCAGAGGATCCGCAACTGCTCGCCGCAGCTGCCCCGCTCGAAGGCCACACTTCCGGTGTCCCGGCCGGCGGTGACCAGGGCGAGGAGGCTGAAGTGCGCGAACCTGCCGGCCCCGGCGAACCGCTGGGCCCGGATCACCCGTTGCAGGGTGGCCAGCCGCACCGGCGGGGCCGAGCGGCCGTCCCGGGCGAGCAGTTCCCGGCGCCGGACCGCCGCCTCCAGCGCCAGCCCGTTGGTCGGATCGGCCGCCACCTCGCTGCCCCGGATCGTGGCGAGCACGTTGTTCTGGTTCAGTCCGGCGACCGCGGAGTGGGTGCCCAGCGGCGTGACCGGGGCGAGGGTGAGCAGGTCGTACTGGTCCGGGATGGCGGAGAGCAGCACGTCCTCGGCCCGGCGCAGCCGGCGGAACCCGGCCTGCGCCGGTGCGACGAACCGGTCCTCCGTGTAGCGGCGCAGCACGTCGGCCGGAGTCAGGAAGCCCGCCCGGGTCCGGAACGCGGCCAGCAGCAGCGTCACCAGGTCCGAACCGGACAGTCGTACGCCCAGGGTGCTCAGGATCTCGGCGCCGCCGGCCTGGCGCAGCACCCGGGCCAGCGCGGCCCCCTCCACCGT is from Micromonospora sp. WMMD1102 and encodes:
- a CDS encoding PadR family transcriptional regulator; amino-acid sequence: MDQERRGQWLRGVLDLCVLALLHRRESYGYELAQSLDASGIGPIQGGTLYPVLLRLQRTGLVSAQWREGAAGPARKYYRITPAGAETLRRTAVDWDAFASGVGTVLREVGTR
- a CDS encoding ATP-binding cassette domain-containing protein; this encodes MNSDGWLHALTGELHRRGLDPDLSRHVVAEAATHLRDSGEPPLQVFGPPSAYAAAVAESLGAAQPGSGVGVARVPSPGPASTAGPVRLEVRGITKRYRRRPVLTGVDLTVRAGEIAAVVGANGAGKSTFLRICAGLLSPDAGHVRVYGALGYCPQSGGTSDFLYPEEHFVLVGAGRGLDRAQARAAGRTHAAALDWEPAGRTQARHLSGGTRQKLNLVMAALGEPDVLLLDEPYQGFDRGTYLDFWQQLWRWRADGRAIVVVTHLLNQLDRVDTVLDLTPAREVSA
- a CDS encoding DUF397 domain-containing protein; this translates as MDVETPRWRTSTRSNGASNCIEVADNLSGRVLVRDTKDRDGGTLAFGPVAWQAFVSLAKQQHG
- a CDS encoding helix-turn-helix transcriptional regulator, with the translated sequence MRESLGLSQESWGERIHFSASHVGAVERGERPALPDYLGPVDRVYRTGLLDFYQEFVLGEKSPVWLRPWLEYEREASMLRYFELAVLPGPFQTEGYARALIGTTKSGVALEEAVAVRMAQGEILRREDPPRVVAVLDEGLLYRPVGGAAVMHEQLRAVVDACSLPHVSVFVVPSHVGAYAGLDGPIGLATVHGRTVGVKDGPGEGTVVEDQAGMAVLERHWEAVREYALPQGASLELLRKAMESWT